Proteins found in one Maridesulfovibrio sp. genomic segment:
- a CDS encoding radical SAM protein, translating to MGYSYVFGPVFSGRIGRSLGLDLLGRRVCSMDCVYCEVGKTDLLTDEREVYVPAAAILAELENWKQEGHQPPEVITLGGLGEPTLNVEMPEIIRGIKKLFPSMPVAVLTNATTMTDPEVRKELLEADVVLPSMDSLVASEFRAINRPCKGVDPTAIAKALIEFRKEFNGKIFLEVLLSQGYNDSDENLHLMKDFCSELAPDRIDVVTLSRPGTLEKAGPVDTETLGRWKKVLDAAPCKNRDCGPETGAKKRSGAETLAHVQGEGSHAFDRIQASIMRRPQTAQQLAGALEIPLQRVEQVLAELEKSGKLHVRQTENDIYYDCRLDGES from the coding sequence ATGGGTTATAGCTATGTCTTCGGGCCGGTTTTTTCCGGCAGGATAGGGCGCTCACTGGGGTTGGACCTGCTCGGACGCAGAGTCTGCTCCATGGATTGTGTTTATTGTGAAGTAGGCAAAACTGATCTGCTTACCGATGAACGCGAAGTTTATGTTCCCGCGGCTGCGATTCTTGCTGAACTTGAGAACTGGAAGCAGGAGGGACATCAGCCGCCCGAAGTAATAACTCTGGGAGGTTTGGGAGAGCCGACCCTCAACGTAGAAATGCCTGAAATTATTCGTGGCATAAAAAAACTTTTCCCGTCTATGCCAGTGGCCGTGCTTACAAACGCGACTACCATGACGGACCCCGAAGTGAGAAAGGAATTGTTGGAAGCTGATGTGGTGCTTCCATCCATGGATTCCCTTGTTGCTTCGGAATTCAGGGCCATAAACAGGCCGTGCAAAGGGGTTGACCCCACGGCAATTGCCAAAGCCCTGATCGAATTCCGCAAGGAATTCAATGGTAAGATCTTTCTGGAAGTGCTCCTTTCACAGGGATACAACGATTCGGATGAAAACCTTCATCTTATGAAGGATTTTTGTTCCGAGCTTGCCCCGGACCGCATTGATGTGGTCACTCTTTCGCGTCCAGGTACTCTGGAGAAGGCCGGTCCGGTTGATACCGAGACTTTAGGCCGCTGGAAAAAGGTTCTTGATGCCGCGCCTTGTAAAAACAGGGATTGCGGTCCGGAAACCGGCGCAAAGAAAAGGAGCGGTGCGGAGACTTTGGCCCATGTGCAGGGCGAAGGTTCCCACGCATTTGACCGGATTCAGGCTTCTATCATGCGCAGGCCGCAAACCGCGCAACAGCTGGCCGGAGCTCTTGAGATTCCCTTACAGAGGGTGGAACAGGTGCTTGCGGAACTGGAAAAAAGCGGCAAACTGCACGTCAGGCAAACAGAAAATGATATCTATTACGATTGCAGGCTTGACGGAGAATCATGA
- a CDS encoding tRNA (adenine-N1)-methyltransferase gives MLEAGQLILLINPKGKRYLRMINEGEEIHTHDGMMLTDNILAAGFGKVVETHLGHKYQILKPTIYDIIKGLKRQTQIMYPKEISYLLLKLGIGPGTRVVESGSGSGGLTTALAFYVGDTGKVYTHEKRPEFYKLVRKNLEWAGLEDRVEQFNLNIEDGFLASDCDALFLDVPNPWDYLHHIPKAVIPGAMCGFLLPTTNQVSDLLKAMEDMPFEEQEVCEILVRNYKPIAERLRPEDRMVGHTGYLVFARNMAGCEMSVEPPKKKRENRGKPAADKYHVDRKDMIHAKKDVPEATEATEEKKAESSDEEKAE, from the coding sequence ATGCTTGAAGCTGGACAATTAATTTTGCTTATCAACCCCAAAGGCAAGCGCTATCTGCGCATGATCAATGAAGGGGAAGAAATACACACCCACGACGGAATGATGTTGACCGACAACATCCTCGCTGCCGGGTTCGGTAAAGTTGTGGAAACCCATCTGGGCCACAAATATCAGATTCTGAAACCGACCATCTACGACATCATCAAGGGCCTCAAACGCCAGACCCAGATTATGTACCCCAAAGAGATCAGCTATCTGCTGCTCAAACTGGGAATCGGCCCCGGAACCAGAGTTGTTGAATCAGGATCAGGATCAGGCGGACTGACCACCGCGCTGGCTTTCTATGTTGGTGATACCGGTAAGGTATATACCCACGAAAAACGCCCCGAATTTTACAAGCTGGTCCGCAAGAACCTCGAATGGGCCGGACTTGAAGACCGCGTGGAGCAGTTCAACCTGAACATCGAAGACGGCTTCCTCGCCAGCGATTGCGACGCCCTCTTCCTCGACGTACCGAATCCTTGGGATTACCTGCATCACATCCCGAAGGCAGTTATCCCCGGCGCAATGTGCGGTTTCCTGCTGCCGACCACCAATCAGGTCAGCGACCTTTTAAAGGCCATGGAAGACATGCCCTTTGAAGAGCAGGAAGTCTGTGAAATTTTAGTGCGTAACTACAAGCCCATCGCAGAACGTCTGCGCCCCGAAGACCGCATGGTAGGCCACACCGGATACCTCGTCTTCGCCCGCAACATGGCCGGCTGCGAAATGAGCGTGGAACCGCCCAAGAAAAAGCGTGAGAATCGCGGCAAGCCCGCAGCTGATAAGTATCATGTAGATAGAAAGGACATGATTCACGCCAAGAAAGATGTTCCTGAAGCTACCGAAGCGACTGAAGAGAAGAAAGCTGAATCTTCTGATGAGGAAAAGGCTGAATAG
- a CDS encoding DUF6977 family protein: MANRPVYVASLDSLGVRIVPTEFKWFSGYSVSQKQKSIADLHLNARQKGIDKILEVSSKSPEEIGVCLSAFNLKSKTLGGDREFSVESAFQGSKVFEQGGPYKDLIFSDSRAAKKDQRIKNSGPLKAFRFFHYFFELEPKTFFYDWLYVNTLLKNKELIEGVKDYRAFTDIEFNPKKSLNCQAFSLALFRSLLAANCIDSDKIEPDQFKVLTTEIYDQVVAFREFYTQLSL; the protein is encoded by the coding sequence ATGGCAAATAGACCTGTATACGTTGCTTCTTTGGATAGCTTAGGGGTTAGGATTGTTCCTACTGAATTTAAATGGTTTTCAGGATATTCTGTATCCCAAAAGCAAAAATCAATAGCTGATTTGCACTTAAATGCTCGACAAAAAGGAATTGACAAGATTCTTGAAGTATCGAGTAAGTCTCCTGAAGAAATAGGAGTTTGTTTGAGTGCGTTCAATTTGAAATCAAAAACTTTGGGTGGGGACAGAGAGTTCTCTGTTGAATCAGCTTTTCAAGGAAGCAAGGTTTTTGAGCAAGGAGGACCGTATAAAGATTTAATTTTTTCTGATTCGCGGGCAGCTAAAAAAGATCAAAGAATAAAAAATTCTGGCCCTTTAAAGGCTTTTCGTTTTTTTCATTACTTTTTTGAGTTGGAGCCGAAGACCTTTTTTTATGATTGGCTGTATGTAAATACATTGCTTAAAAATAAGGAGTTAATCGAAGGTGTAAAAGACTATAGAGCATTTACCGATATCGAGTTCAACCCTAAAAAATCATTGAATTGTCAAGCCTTTTCTCTTGCTTTATTTCGTTCTTTGTTAGCAGCTAATTGTATTGATTCTGATAAAATTGAGCCTGATCAATTTAAAGTTCTGACAACTGAAATATATGATCAGGTTGTCGCGTTTAGGGAATTTTATACTCAACTTAGCTTGTAG
- a CDS encoding DarT ssDNA thymidine ADP-ribosyltransferase family protein: MKTILNGRGVTKIYHFTDRGNIPSIIANGGILSLRRLEEKSVEGVIYGGNNWSHDADRFKGVDEFVHLAFLNQHPMAYTAVSNGRINSICWLEITLQILDIDGVRFCNDVSNKAGVDILANAEAITSIDVEGIYDWLDFNEDGNMARKARAEKSEVLIPNLVPLENILNINNFI, from the coding sequence ATGAAAACAATATTGAATGGTCGAGGTGTTACTAAAATTTATCATTTTACAGACAGAGGTAATATTCCGTCTATTATTGCAAACGGTGGAATACTGTCGTTGAGAAGATTGGAAGAAAAAAGTGTAGAGGGTGTAATTTATGGAGGTAATAATTGGTCTCATGATGCTGATAGATTTAAAGGCGTTGATGAATTTGTTCATTTGGCATTTTTAAATCAGCATCCAATGGCGTACACTGCTGTAAGTAATGGTCGAATAAACAGTATCTGTTGGCTTGAAATCACACTCCAAATACTAGATATTGATGGTGTTAGGTTTTGTAACGATGTCTCAAACAAGGCTGGAGTGGATATACTTGCAAATGCAGAAGCTATTACTAGTATAGATGTTGAGGGGATTTATGATTGGCTAGATTTTAATGAAGATGGTAATATGGCACGAAAAGCTAGAGCAGAGAAGTCAGAGGTGTTAATTCCAAATTTAGTGCCTTTGGAAAATATTTTAAACATTAATAATTTTATATAA